Proteins encoded within one genomic window of Ideonella dechloratans:
- a CDS encoding PAS domain S-box protein, with amino-acid sequence MSVSVSPAAAPVASRSRRWGRWLLLLLLASVPVWLAGWWTVRHETDQRLAALHSAQDLHALGLRGIIGKYSYLPAVVARQPAVRALLATPGDAALRARVNEDLAEIGRRADALAVYVMDPAGNALAASNAGTPESFVGRNYARRPYFTRALQGGTGLFYGVGLTTGHPGLFVAEAIRAHGSVLGVVIVKLSLDKVAATWARAHDPVLLLDEHGVAFLATYPDWRYHTTRALTPADEAALRDSEAYGHGTVPSPMPWRTQAAEAEGAFVLQTRVAGRSRSFLALAQPLPDYGWTLTVMTDRDEILQVRDQAWAMAALAMALLVMGGLYWRLRERRYAEQRDARRELEQRVADRTRELQEAQAFRHAMEESLLVGMRARDLDGTIIYVNRALCQMTGYEPEELLGQRPPYPYWHPDDLEKHWHDSNASLAGQAEPSGFESRVRHKAGHDVITMVYTAPLIDADGVQRGWMSSVVDITEQKRAEARQRAQEGQLQRAARLASLGEMASTLAHELNQPLMALSNFAAAAQALAQGGPPDLLVQSLQDVRAQAQRASEIVRRIRGMVRQGSGLAERFGAAELVDTVLGWLKPEITARRVRVARALPADLPPVLADRVLAEQLLLNLVLNALQALEGQPAERRRIEISARADGARLLFSVADHGPGVAADHAEQLFAPFFTTKAEGLGLGLKICRSIAEAHGGALNWHPREGGGAVFEFSLPLAS; translated from the coding sequence ATGTCCGTCTCCGTGTCCCCGGCCGCTGCTCCCGTCGCCTCCCGCTCTCGCCGTTGGGGGCGCTGGCTGCTGCTGCTCCTGCTGGCGTCGGTGCCGGTGTGGCTGGCGGGCTGGTGGACCGTGCGTCACGAGACGGACCAGCGCCTGGCGGCCCTGCATTCGGCCCAGGACCTGCACGCCCTGGGCCTGCGCGGCATCATCGGCAAGTACAGCTACCTGCCGGCCGTGGTGGCCCGCCAGCCGGCGGTGCGCGCGCTGCTGGCCACGCCCGGCGACGCGGCCCTGCGCGCGCGCGTGAACGAGGACCTGGCCGAGATCGGCCGCCGGGCCGATGCCCTGGCCGTCTACGTGATGGACCCGGCCGGCAATGCGCTGGCGGCCAGCAATGCCGGCACGCCGGAGAGCTTCGTCGGCCGCAACTATGCGCGCCGGCCCTACTTCACCCGGGCGCTGCAGGGCGGCACCGGCCTGTTCTACGGCGTGGGCCTGACCACCGGCCACCCGGGCCTGTTCGTGGCCGAGGCCATCCGGGCCCATGGCAGCGTGCTGGGGGTGGTGATCGTCAAGCTCTCGCTGGACAAGGTGGCGGCCACCTGGGCCCGCGCGCACGACCCGGTGCTGCTGCTGGACGAGCATGGCGTGGCCTTTCTGGCGACCTACCCCGATTGGCGGTACCACACCACCCGCGCGCTCACGCCAGCCGACGAGGCCGCCCTGCGCGACAGCGAGGCCTATGGCCATGGCACGGTGCCGAGTCCCATGCCCTGGCGGACCCAGGCGGCCGAGGCCGAGGGGGCCTTCGTGTTGCAGACCCGCGTCGCGGGCCGCTCCCGCAGCTTCCTGGCCCTGGCGCAGCCCCTGCCCGACTACGGCTGGACGCTGACGGTGATGACCGACCGCGACGAGATCCTGCAGGTGCGCGACCAGGCCTGGGCGATGGCGGCGCTGGCCATGGCCCTGCTGGTGATGGGCGGGCTGTACTGGCGCCTGCGCGAGCGCCGCTACGCTGAGCAGCGCGACGCCCGGCGCGAGCTGGAGCAGCGGGTGGCCGACCGCACCCGCGAGCTGCAGGAGGCCCAGGCCTTCCGCCATGCGATGGAGGAATCGCTGCTGGTGGGCATGCGGGCGCGCGACCTGGACGGCACCATCATCTACGTCAACCGGGCCCTGTGCCAGATGACCGGCTACGAGCCCGAGGAACTGCTGGGCCAGCGCCCGCCGTACCCCTACTGGCACCCGGACGACCTGGAGAAGCACTGGCATGACAGCAATGCCTCGCTGGCCGGCCAGGCCGAGCCCAGCGGCTTCGAGTCCCGCGTGCGGCACAAGGCCGGGCATGACGTGATCACCATGGTCTACACCGCCCCGCTGATCGACGCCGACGGCGTGCAGCGTGGCTGGATGAGCTCGGTGGTGGACATCACCGAGCAGAAGCGGGCCGAGGCGCGCCAGCGGGCCCAGGAAGGCCAGCTGCAGCGGGCGGCCCGCCTGGCCAGCCTGGGCGAGATGGCCTCCACGCTCGCGCATGAGCTCAACCAGCCGCTGATGGCCCTGTCCAACTTTGCCGCGGCGGCCCAGGCCCTGGCCCAGGGCGGCCCGCCGGACCTGCTGGTGCAGAGCCTGCAGGACGTGCGGGCCCAGGCCCAGCGGGCCTCGGAGATCGTGCGCCGCATCCGCGGCATGGTGCGCCAGGGCAGCGGCCTGGCCGAGCGCTTCGGCGCGGCCGAGCTGGTGGACACCGTGCTGGGCTGGCTCAAGCCCGAGATCACCGCCCGGCGCGTGCGCGTGGCCCGGGCCCTGCCGGCCGACCTGCCGCCGGTGCTGGCCGACCGCGTGCTGGCCGAGCAGCTGCTGCTCAACCTGGTGCTCAACGCCCTGCAGGCGCTGGAGGGACAGCCGGCAGAGCGGCGGCGCATCGAGATCAGCGCCCGCGCGGACGGTGCGCGCCTGCTTTTCAGCGTGGCCGACCACGGCCCCGGTGTGGCGGCCGACCATGCCGAGCAGCTCTTCGCCCCCTTCTTCACCACCAAGGCCGAGGGCCTGGGCCTGGGGCTGAAGATCTGCCGCTCCATCGCCGAGGCCCACGGCGGCGCGCTGAACTGGCACCCCCGCGAAGGCGGTGGCGCCGTGTTCGAATTCAGCCTGCCCCTGGCCTCCTGA
- a CDS encoding MFS transporter, translating to MPPATTLDAGRAPTTPTTPAADEAISLKRLKAIIVGSIGNLVEWYDFYAYSAFALYFASSFFPKEDPTAQMLSTAGIFALGFFVRPIGGLLFGYIGDHLGRRTALMASVLLMCGGSLLIACAPTYASVGALAPVLLLLARLLQGLSLGGEYGSSATYLSEMATSKHRGFYASFQYVTLIGGQLTALVLLLVLQHLLLTPEELKAWGWRIPFFVGAGLALTALWMRRDLPETASFEKAKARSAGQKMGGLRQLMQYPRECAIVVGLTMGGTLAFYVYTTYMQKFLKLSVGLTDTQTTAVSAASLVFALLLQPLYGMLSDKIGRRPLLVGFALLGTLLTVPLMTAIQHAQGPWEAFALIACAWLIVSGYTSINAVVKAELFPAAIRATGVGVPYAFAVSVFGGTAEYIALWFKQGGHESGFYWYASAVIGCTLLVNLLMRDTKKTSQIDAEQKA from the coding sequence ATGCCCCCCGCCACCACCCTGGACGCCGGCCGCGCGCCCACCACCCCCACCACACCGGCAGCCGACGAGGCCATCTCCCTGAAGCGCCTGAAGGCCATCATCGTCGGCTCCATCGGCAACCTGGTCGAGTGGTACGACTTCTACGCCTACTCGGCCTTCGCGCTGTACTTCGCCTCGTCCTTCTTTCCCAAGGAGGACCCGACCGCGCAGATGCTGTCCACCGCGGGCATCTTCGCGCTGGGCTTCTTCGTGCGGCCGATCGGCGGCCTGCTGTTCGGCTACATCGGTGACCACCTGGGCCGCCGCACCGCGCTGATGGCCTCGGTGCTGCTGATGTGCGGCGGCTCGCTGCTGATCGCCTGCGCACCCACTTATGCCAGCGTGGGCGCGCTGGCCCCGGTGCTGCTGCTGCTGGCCCGCCTGCTGCAGGGCCTGAGCCTGGGCGGCGAGTACGGCTCCAGCGCCACCTACCTGTCGGAGATGGCCACCTCCAAGCACCGCGGCTTCTACGCCAGCTTCCAGTACGTCACGCTGATCGGCGGCCAGCTCACCGCCCTGGTGCTGCTGCTGGTGCTGCAGCACCTGTTGCTCACGCCCGAGGAACTCAAGGCCTGGGGCTGGCGCATCCCCTTCTTCGTCGGCGCCGGCCTGGCCCTGACGGCGCTGTGGATGCGGCGCGACCTGCCGGAAACGGCGTCTTTCGAGAAGGCCAAGGCCCGCTCGGCCGGCCAGAAGATGGGCGGCCTGCGCCAGCTGATGCAGTACCCGCGCGAATGCGCCATCGTGGTCGGCCTGACCATGGGCGGCACGCTGGCCTTCTACGTCTACACCACCTACATGCAGAAGTTCCTGAAGCTGTCGGTGGGCCTGACCGACACCCAGACCACCGCCGTCTCGGCCGCCAGCCTGGTCTTCGCGCTGTTGCTGCAGCCGCTGTACGGCATGCTGTCGGACAAGATCGGCCGCCGACCGCTGCTGGTGGGCTTTGCCCTGCTGGGCACCCTGCTGACGGTGCCGCTGATGACCGCCATCCAGCACGCCCAGGGCCCCTGGGAGGCCTTTGCGCTGATCGCCTGCGCCTGGCTGATCGTCTCGGGCTACACCTCGATCAACGCGGTGGTGAAGGCCGAGCTGTTCCCGGCGGCCATCCGCGCCACCGGCGTGGGCGTGCCCTATGCCTTCGCGGTGTCGGTGTTCGGTGGCACGGCCGAGTACATCGCCCTGTGGTTCAAGCAGGGCGGCCATGAATCGGGCTTCTACTGGTACGCCAGCGCGGTGATCGGCTGCACCCTGCTGGTCAACCTGCTGATGCGGGACACGAAGAAGACCTCGCAGATCGACGCCGAGCAGAAGGCCTGA
- a CDS encoding YncE family protein: MISSTVSTRRLRWAGALLGATAAAAALYAHAAAPAAAPAAAAVVTVPGMPRVVNPANLYSETATGRVSPALQGDLPRVYVPNLRGNSVSVIDPATLKVVDTFKVGRGPQHIVPSWDLRTLWVANNAERRTDGSLTPIDPRTGKPGESVEVDDPYNLYFTPDGKSAIVVAEARHRLDFRDPKTLAMQYSIDVPQCGGINHADFSIDGREALFTCEFQGSVARIDLINRQVLGYLKLKMPSTRFKAAGPVDGGPPGSEICSAQKGMPQDIRISPNGKRYFVADMEADGVHVIDAATFTEIGFIATGVAAHGLYPSRDGSKLYVANRGSHKIHGKPKGAGSVTVIDFASEKIVAQWPIPGGGSPDMGNVSADGQWLWLSGRFDDVVYRISTSTGAVDKIKVGQEPHGLTVWPLPGRYSLGHTGNLR; the protein is encoded by the coding sequence TTGATCTCTTCGACCGTCTCGACACGCCGCCTGCGCTGGGCGGGTGCGTTGCTGGGGGCCACTGCGGCCGCCGCAGCCCTGTACGCCCACGCCGCTGCGCCGGCTGCCGCGCCCGCGGCGGCCGCTGTCGTCACCGTGCCGGGCATGCCCCGGGTGGTGAACCCGGCCAACCTCTACAGCGAAACCGCCACCGGCCGCGTCAGCCCGGCGCTCCAGGGCGATCTGCCGCGCGTCTATGTGCCCAATCTGCGCGGCAACAGCGTGTCGGTGATCGATCCGGCCACGCTCAAGGTGGTGGACACTTTCAAGGTCGGCCGCGGCCCGCAGCACATCGTGCCCTCGTGGGACCTGCGCACCCTGTGGGTGGCCAACAACGCCGAGCGCCGCACCGACGGCAGCCTGACCCCCATCGACCCTCGCACCGGCAAGCCGGGCGAATCGGTGGAGGTGGACGACCCCTACAACCTGTACTTCACGCCCGATGGCAAGTCCGCCATCGTGGTGGCCGAGGCCCGGCATCGCCTGGACTTCCGCGATCCCAAGACCCTGGCGATGCAGTACAGCATCGACGTGCCGCAGTGCGGCGGCATCAACCACGCCGATTTCTCCATCGACGGGCGTGAGGCCCTGTTCACCTGCGAATTCCAGGGCAGCGTGGCGCGGATCGATCTGATCAACCGCCAGGTGCTGGGCTACCTGAAGCTGAAGATGCCCTCCACCCGCTTCAAGGCCGCCGGCCCGGTGGATGGCGGCCCGCCCGGCAGCGAGATCTGCTCGGCCCAGAAGGGCATGCCGCAGGACATCCGCATCTCGCCCAATGGCAAGCGCTACTTCGTGGCCGACATGGAGGCCGACGGTGTGCACGTGATCGACGCCGCCACCTTCACCGAGATCGGCTTCATCGCCACCGGCGTGGCCGCCCATGGCCTGTATCCCAGCCGCGACGGCAGCAAGCTCTATGTGGCCAACCGCGGCTCGCACAAGATCCACGGCAAGCCCAAGGGCGCGGGCAGCGTCACCGTCATCGATTTCGCCAGCGAGAAGATCGTCGCCCAGTGGCCCATTCCCGGCGGCGGCAGCCCCGACATGGGCAATGTCAGCGCCGATGGCCAGTGGCTGTGGCTGTCGGGCCGCTTCGACGATGTGGTCTACCGCATCAGCACCAGCACCGGCGCGGTGGACAAGATCAAGGTGGGCCAGGAGCCGCACGGCCTGACCGTCTGGCCGCTGCCGGGTCGCTACTCTCTGGGCCACACCGGCAACCTGCGCTGA
- a CDS encoding creatininase family protein: MHLFLTFLRRFPAALGALGFSFGCLTAAAQPGASVAPGQSVDLEALTTTELAARQAAGVDTVLVPVGGTEQSGPHMALGKHNVRVHHLADEIARAWGRAVVAPVLAYVPEGTVTPPQGHMRFTGTISIPTPVFEGVLEGAARSFHQHGFRHVVFLGDHGGYQHSLEVVANRLNKEWKGGSGGPAVVALTGYYRAAEDFNGMLKAQGFSEAEIGLHAGLADTALMMAVDPSLVRVDRLRGAGIDHGADGVRGQPARATSALGQPGIRHIIDTSVAALRAQLPPVSSPTR, translated from the coding sequence ATGCATTTGTTCCTCACTTTTCTACGGCGGTTCCCTGCGGCGCTTGGCGCGCTGGGTTTTTCCTTCGGATGCCTGACGGCCGCCGCCCAGCCGGGCGCCTCGGTCGCACCGGGACAGTCGGTCGATCTGGAGGCCCTGACGACCACCGAACTGGCGGCTCGGCAGGCCGCCGGCGTGGACACCGTGCTGGTCCCCGTGGGCGGCACCGAGCAAAGCGGTCCGCACATGGCGCTGGGCAAGCACAACGTGCGGGTGCACCACCTGGCCGACGAGATCGCCCGGGCCTGGGGCCGGGCCGTGGTGGCCCCGGTGCTGGCCTATGTGCCCGAGGGCACGGTCACGCCGCCGCAGGGTCACATGCGCTTCACCGGCACCATCTCTATCCCCACGCCGGTCTTCGAGGGCGTGCTGGAAGGGGCGGCCCGCAGCTTCCACCAGCACGGCTTCCGCCATGTCGTGTTCCTGGGCGACCACGGCGGCTACCAGCACAGCCTGGAGGTCGTGGCCAACCGTCTGAACAAGGAGTGGAAGGGCGGCAGCGGCGGGCCGGCCGTGGTCGCCCTGACCGGGTATTACCGCGCCGCCGAGGACTTCAACGGCATGCTCAAGGCCCAGGGCTTCTCCGAGGCCGAGATCGGCCTGCACGCCGGTCTGGCCGACACCGCGCTGATGATGGCGGTCGATCCCTCGCTGGTGCGTGTCGATCGACTGCGTGGCGCCGGCATCGACCATGGCGCCGATGGCGTGCGGGGTCAGCCCGCACGGGCCACGTCTGCGCTGGGTCAGCCCGGCATTCGCCACATCATCGACACTTCGGTCGCGGCGCTGCGTGCGCAGTTGCCTCCGGTGTCCTCTCCCACCCGTTGA
- a CDS encoding glutathione S-transferase N-terminal domain-containing protein, with amino-acid sequence MSLASPPYALHYWPTPNGHKITMLLEELGQPYEIHPVNISAGDQFKPEFLAIAPNNRMPALVDPAPADGGEPLSLFESGAILMYLAEKHGAFLPADLRGRKAVLEWLFWQVGGLGPMAGQNHHFGIYAPEKIPYAIERYVKETNRLYGVLDRRLALVPFVAGEAYTIADMAIYPWIVPWERQQQRLADFPHLSRWFAEVAARPATVRAYAVAQTEPFSGRSAVTEAGKKLLFGQTAASVTGRP; translated from the coding sequence ATGTCCCTTGCCTCGCCCCCCTATGCGCTGCACTACTGGCCCACGCCCAACGGCCACAAGATCACGATGCTGCTCGAAGAACTCGGCCAGCCCTACGAGATCCATCCGGTGAATATCAGCGCCGGAGATCAGTTCAAGCCCGAATTCCTGGCCATCGCGCCCAACAACCGCATGCCGGCTCTGGTGGACCCGGCGCCGGCCGATGGCGGCGAGCCGCTGAGCCTGTTCGAGTCCGGCGCCATCCTGATGTACCTGGCGGAAAAGCACGGCGCCTTCCTGCCGGCCGATCTGCGCGGTCGCAAGGCGGTGCTGGAATGGCTGTTCTGGCAGGTTGGCGGCCTGGGGCCCATGGCCGGGCAGAACCACCACTTCGGGATCTACGCGCCCGAGAAAATCCCCTACGCCATCGAGCGCTACGTCAAGGAGACCAACCGTCTCTACGGCGTGCTGGACCGGCGCCTGGCCTTGGTGCCTTTCGTCGCGGGGGAGGCCTACACCATCGCCGACATGGCGATCTACCCCTGGATCGTGCCCTGGGAGCGGCAGCAGCAGCGCCTGGCCGACTTTCCGCACCTGTCGCGCTGGTTCGCCGAGGTGGCGGCGCGGCCGGCCACGGTGCGGGCCTATGCCGTGGCGCAGACCGAGCCTTTCAGCGGCCGTTCGGCGGTCACCGAGGCCGGCAAGAAGCTGCTGTTCGGGCAGACGGCGGCTTCGGTGACGGGCCGGCCCTGA
- a CDS encoding YVTN family beta-propeller repeat protein: protein MPPVSPRLKLLSAALLAGACLTPAWAGPHAYVPNEGSGTLSVIDTETDQVVAEIPAGKKPRGTVVTPDARTAFVTDQPAGALNVVDLVAGKLVGSIPLGTSPEGAGISADGRWVAAAVEEGNEVMFIDTATRQKVFEVKVKGRNPEHAVFSPDGKTVIVSAEEGEAVDVIDFASRSELTQIPVGARPRGMGFSPDGKFAWVAAETASEVYKIDTASWKIVGQVKVGLRSNGIVVHPDGQRVFVSNGGDHNVMVIDTRTLAVQATIPVGQRPWNMALTPDGQKLYVACGRSGAVSVIDLTKNEKIKDIPVGKLPWGVAIR, encoded by the coding sequence ATGCCTCCCGTTTCACCCCGATTGAAGCTCCTGAGCGCCGCGCTGCTGGCGGGCGCCTGCCTGACGCCCGCCTGGGCCGGCCCCCATGCCTATGTGCCCAACGAGGGCTCCGGCACCCTCAGCGTGATCGACACCGAGACCGACCAGGTCGTGGCCGAGATCCCCGCCGGCAAGAAGCCGCGCGGCACGGTGGTCACCCCCGATGCGCGCACCGCCTTCGTCACCGACCAGCCCGCCGGCGCGCTGAACGTGGTGGACCTGGTGGCCGGCAAGCTGGTGGGCAGCATCCCGCTGGGCACCTCGCCCGAGGGCGCCGGCATCTCGGCCGATGGCCGCTGGGTGGCCGCCGCGGTCGAGGAAGGCAACGAGGTGATGTTCATCGACACCGCCACCCGGCAGAAGGTGTTCGAGGTCAAGGTCAAGGGCCGAAACCCCGAGCACGCGGTGTTCTCGCCCGATGGCAAGACGGTGATCGTCAGTGCCGAGGAAGGCGAGGCGGTGGACGTGATCGACTTCGCCAGCCGCAGCGAGCTGACCCAGATCCCGGTGGGCGCGCGGCCGCGCGGCATGGGCTTCTCGCCCGATGGCAAGTTCGCCTGGGTGGCGGCCGAGACGGCCAGCGAGGTCTACAAGATCGACACCGCGAGCTGGAAGATCGTGGGCCAGGTGAAGGTCGGCCTGCGCAGCAACGGCATCGTGGTGCACCCGGACGGCCAGCGGGTCTTCGTCTCCAACGGCGGCGACCACAACGTGATGGTCATCGACACCCGGACGCTGGCGGTGCAGGCCACCATCCCGGTGGGCCAGCGGCCCTGGAACATGGCGCTCACCCCCGACGGCCAGAAACTCTACGTGGCCTGTGGCCGTTCGGGCGCGGTCTCGGTCATCGACCTGACGAAGAACGAGAAGATCAAGGACATCCCGGTGGGCAAGCTGCCCTGGGGCGTGGCCATCCGCTGA
- the cyoE gene encoding heme o synthase, with translation MKLSRYLQVTKPGITGGNLIATFGGFLLASQGHTLDWGLMLATAIGLSLVVASGCAINNCIDRDIDSRMARTQKRVLVTGAMSVKAAFAHGLLLGVAGFATLALWTNALATACAAFGYFIYVGVYSLWMKRRSVYGTVVGSLSGAVPPVAGYCAASGRFDTGALILLLMFCLWQMPHSYAIAIFRFKDYEAAQIPVLPVVRGISEAKRQIVLYILAFAAATVLLVVGGYAGYGYLAVAVATSLWWLKMALAGYQPAVDDRRWARQVFLFSTITISALSVMMAVDGQVPAHVGWVL, from the coding sequence TTGAAGCTCAGCCGTTACCTCCAGGTCACCAAGCCCGGCATCACGGGCGGCAACCTGATCGCCACCTTCGGCGGCTTTCTGCTCGCCAGCCAGGGCCACACCCTGGACTGGGGGCTGATGCTGGCCACGGCGATCGGCCTGTCGCTGGTGGTGGCCTCGGGTTGCGCGATCAACAACTGCATCGACCGCGACATCGACAGCCGCATGGCCCGCACCCAGAAGCGGGTGCTGGTGACCGGCGCGATGAGTGTGAAGGCGGCCTTCGCGCATGGCCTGCTGCTGGGTGTGGCGGGCTTCGCCACCCTGGCGCTGTGGACCAACGCGCTGGCCACGGCCTGCGCGGCCTTCGGCTACTTCATCTACGTGGGCGTCTACAGCCTGTGGATGAAGCGCCGCTCGGTCTACGGCACGGTGGTGGGCAGCCTGTCGGGGGCGGTGCCGCCGGTGGCGGGCTACTGCGCCGCCAGCGGCCGCTTCGACACCGGCGCGCTGATCCTGCTGCTGATGTTCTGCCTGTGGCAGATGCCACACTCCTACGCCATCGCGATCTTCCGCTTCAAGGACTATGAAGCGGCCCAGATCCCGGTGCTGCCGGTGGTGCGAGGCATCTCCGAGGCCAAGCGCCAGATCGTGCTCTACATCCTGGCCTTTGCCGCGGCGACCGTGCTGCTGGTGGTGGGCGGCTACGCCGGCTACGGCTACCTGGCGGTGGCGGTGGCCACCAGCCTGTGGTGGCTGAAGATGGCGCTGGCCGGCTACCAGCCGGCGGTGGACGACCGCCGCTGGGCCCGCCAGGTCTTCCTGTTCTCGACCATCACCATCTCCGCCCTGAGCGTGATGATGGCGGTCGACGGCCAGGTGCCGGCCCACGTGGGCTGGGTGCTGTGA
- the cyoD gene encoding cytochrome o ubiquinol oxidase subunit IV, with amino-acid sequence MSAASHEHAAEDHGSVKSYLVGFALSVILTAIPFWIVMSGHFTASAATAGILIFAVVQILVHLKYFLHLNFTTESGRVNTFSFAFTAMVIVLLVGLSIWIITTADALMLR; translated from the coding sequence ATGAGCGCCGCTTCGCATGAACACGCCGCCGAGGACCATGGCAGCGTCAAGAGCTACCTGGTCGGCTTCGCGCTGTCCGTGATCCTGACGGCCATCCCGTTCTGGATCGTGATGAGCGGCCACTTCACCGCCTCGGCGGCCACGGCCGGCATCCTGATCTTCGCGGTGGTGCAGATCCTGGTGCACCTGAAGTACTTCCTGCACCTGAACTTCACGACCGAATCCGGCCGGGTCAACACCTTCTCCTTCGCCTTCACGGCGATGGTGATCGTGCTGCTGGTGGGTCTGTCGATCTGGATCATCACCACCGCCGACGCGCTGATGCTGCGCTGA
- the cyoC gene encoding cytochrome o ubiquinol oxidase subunit III yields the protein MSTYVAEHAHGAHDEHEHHDTGSQTVLGFWLYLMTDCILFATAFAGYAVLYRNVATGPMGREIFDLPYVMVETAALLLSSITYGFAMIAGHKKNKSGVLAWLALTFVFGAVFIGMEVNEFHHMIEEGHGPQVSAFLSAFFGLVGLHGLHVTSGLIWMAILMIETVKSGLSDRLMTRLSCLSLFWHFLDIVWICVFTVVYLKGVL from the coding sequence ATGAGCACCTACGTTGCTGAGCACGCGCACGGCGCGCACGACGAGCACGAGCACCACGACACCGGTTCCCAGACGGTGCTGGGCTTCTGGCTCTACCTGATGACCGACTGCATCCTGTTCGCGACGGCGTTCGCGGGCTATGCGGTGCTGTACCGGAACGTGGCCACCGGCCCGATGGGCCGCGAGATCTTCGACCTGCCCTATGTGATGGTGGAAACGGCGGCCCTGCTGCTGAGCTCCATCACCTACGGCTTCGCGATGATCGCCGGCCACAAGAAGAACAAGTCGGGCGTGCTGGCCTGGCTGGCCCTGACCTTCGTCTTCGGCGCGGTCTTCATCGGGATGGAAGTCAACGAGTTCCACCACATGATCGAGGAGGGCCACGGCCCGCAGGTCAGCGCCTTCCTGTCGGCCTTCTTCGGCCTGGTGGGTCTGCACGGTCTGCACGTGACCTCGGGCCTGATCTGGATGGCGATCCTGATGATCGAGACCGTCAAGTCCGGCCTGAGCGATCGCCTGATGACGCGCCTGAGCTGCCTGAGCCTGTTCTGGCACTTCCTGGACATCGTCTGGATCTGCGTCTTCACCGTCGTCTACCTGAAGGGAGTGCTGTGA